From the genome of Tripterygium wilfordii isolate XIE 37 chromosome 6, ASM1340144v1, whole genome shotgun sequence:
TACTTTCTGCCACCTACTAAACAGCTACAAATTATCGATCGctaaccattaaaaaaaaaaaccattaataGGAACAACCAACCCCCATCAAATCATGCGCCAAATGATCCATCAACAACCGCACACCGTTACGGCAAAGCTAGAAAGTTGTTGCTAGCGTAAGACCGTCctatacatttttttaaaaaaaatttgaaaaatatataaaatattttgtcaTATGTTTTTCTTAtcgaatttaatatttattttggagaaataatatattattaaatttgTGAAaccatcaaaatataaatataatttttgaaaaataaaaaaattccaagTGTGGTGAAACTATGGTTACTATTCATCCAATATGGAATGGTGCCGAGGAGTTGAtgtaattaaaattacaaatccaataatttttttttgttcgaaacaaaaatcaaatttatcatgaaaaagatataaaaaaatttagagcTTATATTCAACGGtctataattattatatatcttctatgttgaatttgatttatgtTAGAGACAAAAGATATGTCGTTGAATTCatataaatgattaaaatataaatataattttttgaaattaaatttttttcatccaagacAGTAGCAAAACTTCATCGTAGAGCAGCCCCTCACCCATATGGAAGGAAGGGGGTATTTATTTGATTTGTAATGATGAGGTTTGTGAAAAGCCGAGGAAGGGTTTGTGGGGGGTAATCATTCCGTTCcattccatctctctctctctgtctgtctaGGGAAGAGAATGCTTTGAGTTTTGGGTGGCGGGTTTATAATATTGTGCCTCATCATCATGGCTCATGATATcatcattcatcatcatcaatcacGGATTCcattcttttcctccatttgcTTTTTTGAATCTGAGAGATCTTCCTTTAATTCTCTGGTTTAAcccatgtttgatttgattgatttaccTTTTAAGCGTCATATCTCATTTTTCGTGAATTATTAGGTGTTCTGCCCTCCAACTTTCTTTTGGGTGCCCGGGACCTGTTGtaataaaaattacagcaggtcccgctgtaatgtatttttaaggtagtaaaaaattttatttttatttttaaaaatcataaatatgtagtatttttcataacgaatctaatggtatattttttgcttgaaacaaaaatcaaattcatcgagatcaaaacattgaatattttaagtttatatccgatagtgtagaattgtcgtgtctttttcatgttgaatttgatttttgtttctaacaaaaaatatatcgttatgttcgttgcgatgaacattacatatttatgatttttaaaaataaaaataaaaatttttaatgtcaaaaaagcatattacagtggggcctgctgtaattttattacagcacgCCCCAGGCTTCCCTTTCTTTTAGGCTCTAATGAAGTGGGTTTGATATCCTTGAAGCCCATGATAGGCATTTGTCATTTGAGATTATCAGTGGGTTGGTTGGCAATATTTGTCAACAATGTATTGTTCTTCAACAATATATATTGCACAGCTCCACCAAACAACAAATTTGAGACCTGAAAATGGAGGCATTTTTTTAACAATATATGGTCATTTCTAAAATTGTCTCATTTTTGACAATCCTGAGACATTTTCCAATCATTTTCCACTTATACCCTCCATTTTTTATGCTTCTCTCATCTATCAAATGAAGCAACTTTTTGTCTCTCTCCTTCATTGTAATATCTTCTCTCTCCTCCATTGTAAAACTTGCAGAATACAATGAGTACTTCGGTGAATCGGTGCCGAACCAACCCAATTTGACCCTCGCACACCCGTGATGGTGAATCGGTGAGCGGGTGATGGTGGTTTGTAGGTGCTTGTTGATGGTGGTTGATAAACGGTGGTCTGTAGGTGTAGACGGATGAAATGAAGGACAAAACAAAAAGTAATATTAGTggcatattttaattttttttaataataataatttatatcaatgtaataataatggaaagataaataattattatttaataaatatataaatttcaattttatagttattaaataaattattaaatttatttaaatgatttttaatattattataaattgtTTACAAGTTAAATGCAGAATACCCCTACATGTAATTTACATAACAATTTTAAGTCTTATCAAACACCCACCAACATTTCAGAAATCATATATGCTATCATTTATTATCTACGATATATGTTACTGTCAAGATTGTCTATCAAACGGACCATATGTAATATTTGGGTCGGGTACGCCCAAAAACCCGCTCTCTCAAAGTCTCACTAATTGTCATTGAACTTGCTCTTCTTGGGCTGATACCAAAACGAAAAGGAGGTATAGAGAGCATGATCCAAAGAACTTAGCCCAGTATAGAACTTTGGGCCTGAGCTTTGACAACAACTGTAGAGACTTAGCCGGATAAAGTCCATAGTTAAACATGGGCCCAATGGGCCATACAAGACCATATAAGGGAGGTAGATAACCATTACATTCCCTCTATTAAACCACATCCACACTAGCAACATGTGTTGTGATGCACTTGATCACTCGAAAGATAGTTTAGTTGGTAAATCTCTTTAGGGCGAAATTGTATGGACTCGGGAGATCAATTCCCGTTGGGAGCAATATATTTGTGGTCATGCGCTAGACTTTGGTCCAACTTACCTGCAGCCAGGTGGAAAACTTCTGTGTGCTTGGATCTGATGACCTGAGTTTAAGCCCATGTCAATTGTCCAAAGGATCAGATTGTTTGGTTTCGTTattgattatcaaaaaaaaagtgttgtgGTGAACAAAAAAAAGTCATAGAAATGGAACAATATATTACTAAACCTTGTGGCCTCCAATGTTGCACATTATAAGAAACTAAGATCATGATAAGATTCTCCAAATTGTTAAATTATATGTAttacatttttcttttgaaaaaaagaaacctAGCTAATTGTATATAATAAATTatctaattaataaataacataGAAATAAATTAATAGGGAAAACAAATACACGTTGtgaatttttattgatattctcataaactcatgtaatcGATCACaaatttttgagataaaaacTTTGATTACAATCATGAATAAAcaagagatgaaaaaaaaaaacaccttagGACATTAAATTCATTGACCTTCTTGAAGTCAAGAATGATTTATTCTCACATTAACCAATCAATTGTATTAAaccataattaaaaaaaaatcacttgaattattattattttcatcaaACGGCATTTCATTGGTGGTTTTGCCTTTCTGATTATCAATTAGCGACAATTATTATTTAACAAACAAAGTTAATTAAAGACAGTGGTGTGGCGAATCTCATTAGAAGCAGAGATCTTCCACTTATTAATTAACAATCTCAGGTggttattattttaattattttgtgccAACCTATCTCTAATCTGTTCACagataattatttaaatatatgaGCAACTTGAGTTCTAAcatcaataaattatttatattctACAATAACAATAAATACCATATGTACCTTCATGTTAGTCTTTGTTGGACTTGCATGTGGGAAAGCACACATGCTTGAATTTGACTTCTATTTGCAATATAATGATTAATTTCAGATATAtcatacatgcatatataaaaaatgtatacatatgtatgtatttatataacCTACTTGGTGAGCATCTCTGGGGCTAAACTGTTTTGACTCGGGAGGTAGTGAGTTTAATTCCCGTTGAGAATAATATTCTCGTGGTCATACGCTAGACTTTGATCCGAATTTAGGCTTATATCAGATGTTCAAAGAGCAAGTTTATATGGTGTTGTTCTCGATAAaaaaatgtgtgtatatatatatatatatatatgattttcaTATACAACTGAAACGTTTATTCTTATCTTTAGGGTTGTAAAAATTTGTTGACAAAATCGAACCGAATGAATTGTcggttttcaatttttcaatcAAAAAAAACTTACATATTCCTTTAAAGGATTGATTGAAAATCGAAAAAATTAATTTACCGGGcgattaaatttatatcaaaaaattgaCTAAAACCGACCATTTTCACCCGTACATTCAACAaagattatttttctttattgggtATTTTGAAATCTTTTGAATTTTGCCTAGAAACTTGGAAAGTtcaaaaaaagggagaaaaccAAGAGAGTACCGAATGTTTTGACTAAAAAAATTGCTGCAGTCAACTTAGTAACTGAGTCGACTCAGTCTGTCTCGCTCAGTCGCTCCTCCATGTGAGTGCTACGCTACAGTAGTACTATCACTGACGAGAGATCCTTCTGAGACCAGCCAAAAAAGCAAGGCTGTAAAAAAAAGTGTACAAGTGGTGCATTCCACATGTCGCTTTCCTTGCGACTTGATTGAAGAAATCCACAAATTTTTCTCTGCAAATCCTCCGCAGTCGCATCTCATTTATGCAGCAAACCCAGATTCCATTTTCTCTCCGATTTCATGGCACTGACCTGACCAGGTAAGGATTTTCATCTCCAATTTGTTTATGTTCTTCTTCAATTAAACTTGGACGGAATgaaatgatttgatttgattttgtctTTGCAAGTCAGAGAGAGTGGAAAGGGTAAACGGCGGTGAGAGAGGATGGTGTTTTCTAGCTAATCTTGGTGAGACATTCGTGGGTATTGCGGCTGATACAGCGATCATCATTTGCTTGATACGTCCCATTTTTTgtgctttgttttgttttggttttatgaaaaagaggggaaataaaaaagaaaaaaacttttcTCTATCGTTGCTTTTCTATCTCCTCTTTTGAGGAAAAACAAAGGAAGCTACACGACGGCGGTCGGGTTCCTGAATTGGGGAAAAAGAACCCTAGCAAGAAACCAGAATGTTTTTCCCATCAAACATTTATCTTGTTCGGATGCCCTTTTTTGGCACCTTTTTTGCTAATTCAATAAACACATGAAGATAGAGAAAACGCAATAGAAAGACTAACAAAAACAGCATATACTAATGGACGTACATCATTTAATTAGCAGGAAGACTTTAATTAATGATCTTAATTATTGCTGCATTTGTTGTCAATTGATGGGTATTTTTcattagttgttttttttttttttcccttttcccttAATTTTGAGCTTGTTGGTTGGTCTGTCTTGTCCGTCCTTTTTCTTTGTTAGGTTTGAACATTGAATGTGAACATTGAATGGTTGATTAATGTGCTCTGTCTCTTTCTTGCTACATGGGTTAGGCTTGTTGGGTTGGTTTCAGAATCTGTTCAAACATGGTGTTAAGTTCTCAATAATTTCTCCTTTGGTTGGTTTGGGTCTTATTCATTTAAGGGCCTACTTATTCGGttgcaaaaaacaaaacaagaacaaagtGATTGCAAGTGAAATATTAAGAGGGTGGGGATCAGTTGGCGAGGGTAAAAATTGAATCATTTCAATTAGGTTTTAAAGGCAGTGCAATTATTTCTGCTTGGATGTTGTTGGACAAAGAAAGATGTGGCCAATTGGGTAGTTGTTAGAAGTAAACTTCCGTTGCCATTTGACCATCTTTGGAAAGAAATAGACTTCCATTGCCGTGAAATTTGTTGGGTATCAGAGTGGAAACTCATGGCTgggaaaaaactttagaaaatgaGGGGGATTTTTTGGATTATAGTTCGATGATGACTTCTGAGGGTAACTTGAAATTTGAGAGACCAGTTCAATCCAGGTCGGTTTCGAACCTTGATTGGTTGTGGCCTTGCAGGGATGATTGAGACTGACCTCAAGAAGTCAGTTCTTTGTTAGTTACTTTTATAGTAATGGCTTTTTCTGCATGGTCTCCCTATTGATTACGTAGATGAAGTTTTGTCTGTGAAGGTTTTCTATATCAGGCATTCAGGCATAATCCACTAATTTAGAGAAACTGCTGACTGTTTAGAGATGGCAGATTTATGTGGGAGATTTGCTGGGGTTTGATGAAATCCTTAATTAAGTCGATCAAAGTTTGATCGACTTAATTAAGGATTTCATTACATCACTTATAATTGGCAACTTTTCATGCTGAACAGCCTACAAGTTTTGATCATATTAGGTCTTATTTATATGATACAAATCCCCTGATGTCATTGTTTTTGCAGGATCTGATGTCTGGTTGCTGCTCTTCTAGTTAAAGAAGTGTGTTGATTAGTCTTATGTGTTATGTCCTAATGGAGTGGAACACAAAGCCTCCATTACACTGGGACTTGGACAGCTTAATTATGTTCAATACGGCAGCAAATGGAAGTCCTAAAAAATTACAACCAACAGTCTGGGATTTTGATGGTGAGGTGGGAATTGAATCCGGGTCTATCTACTCATCTGGTGGAGGTGATGGTAGCGGTGTTTCTGGCTCAGATCTGGGACTTGCTTCTTTGTCAAAGAGCTCGAAGTCCGGATCCATTGATTCTTCTCCAACAGTGGAAATGAAAACATCCACAGTTACTTTGGAGGCAAATCAAGGTACTACAGAAGAGTTTACTACCACAAAAGAACTTGCTCAGGCCAGGCCATCTGGTACTTCTCCAGTGCTTGAGGCTTCAGTTGGTTCAGGTGAGCCATTCCTCAGTTTAAAGCTTGGGAAACAAACGTACTTTGAAGATAGTTGTGCGGGGAGCAATACTAAGACGTCATCTTTATCTGTGATTCCCGTGTCATCTGTTGCTACGGCAAAGAGGCTGAAGTCCAATTTTCAGAATACTCAAGTTCCACGCTGCCAAGTTGAAGGCTGTAACCTTGACCTCACATCAGCAAAGGATTACCATCGTAAACATAGAGTTTGTGAAAGTCATTCGAAGTTCCCAAAGGTCATTGTAAATGGTCTGGAACGCCGCTTCTGCCAGCAGTGTAGCAGGTAAAGCTTCAAACAGAGTTGACAATTTTAGTTAGAATATGCTTTATCTGAAATATTGATGTGCTCTTTGATTGGTCTTTGTTAAATTTGCTTGAAGATATGATTGTG
Proteins encoded in this window:
- the LOC119999268 gene encoding squamosa promoter-binding-like protein 2, with the translated sequence MCYVLMEWNTKPPLHWDLDSLIMFNTAANGSPKKLQPTVWDFDGEVGIESGSIYSSGGGDGSGVSGSDLGLASLSKSSKSGSIDSSPTVEMKTSTVTLEANQGTTEEFTTTKELAQARPSGTSPVLEASVGSGEPFLSLKLGKQTYFEDSCAGSNTKTSSLSVIPVSSVATAKRLKSNFQNTQVPRCQVEGCNLDLTSAKDYHRKHRVCESHSKFPKVIVNGLERRFCQQCSRFHGLAEFDKKKRSCRRRLTDHNARRRKPQPESVHLNAARLPSSLYDDKQQTSLIWNRSPLGYTKPDASFTWGGTCSNNVIQTKDYISKPIKVGDINGQLRHDSNGFVPPKAKGTIAQVLNQGIEEPRIASNVDATQDFHRALSLLSSDSWGSCQPKSSSFELPVHTHHANMPQTAVHMIPQGLQLPLSDCWRSEQHSSNSRVHYLASSANDGSNFSQGFQLYGSGFYSNQLN